One part of the Epinephelus fuscoguttatus linkage group LG12, E.fuscoguttatus.final_Chr_v1 genome encodes these proteins:
- the LOC125898267 gene encoding 5-beta-cholestane-3-alpha,7-alpha-diol 12-alpha-hydroxylase-like, with the protein MLLPILLGFLAFSIGGLYLLGVFRQQRPGEPPLDKGLIPWLGHALEFRKDTVKFLKKMKKKHGDVFTVQLGGNYITFIMDSLSLVAFVKEDREKLNFNKFARQLLHRIFGYKSLGNEHQTLMVTSYKHLRGPGLEVLTQSMMCNLQNIMLQNTDSSAVRKTWIEDSLFKYSYNIIFRAGYLSIFGNVSHESEGSVDKAREKDKTESEALFIEFCKFVDFLPDLAFGVVPLTKRREAERVKAFFWNALSMQKIRNKDNISRWLWDMQLARRELGIKESMIDRYMLVLLFVSQGNTGPSAFWLLLFLMKHPEAMTAVRGEAEKVLKESGQEVLYGGPLINVTCDMLMKTPILDSAVEETLRLTSMPLLSRVVGHDMTYNMADSCKYHIRKGDRCAVIPWITVQTDPEIHPDPHSFKYDRFLNPDGSKKTNFYKAGEKVPYYNMPFGAGVSMCPGRFFAINELKQFIFLMLVYFEFELKNPREKIPDTDFHRAGFGALHPVKDIQFQYRLRF; encoded by the coding sequence ATGCTGCTACCAATCCTTCTTGGTTTTCTTGCCTTCTCAATTGGAGGTCTGTACCTGCTGGGGGTGTTTCGACAGCAGCGACCAGGAGAACCTCCTTTGGACAAGGGGCTCATCCCATGGTTGGGTCATGCCTTAGAGTTTCGCAAGGACACAGTTAAGTTCCtaaagaagatgaagaaaaagCATGGCGATGTATTCACGGTACAGCTGGGAGGcaattacattacattcattATGGATTCTCTCTCATTGGTGGCCTTTGTTAAGGAAGATCGAGAAAAACTGAACTTCAACAAGTTTGCCAGGCAGCTTTTGCACCGAATCTTTGGTTACAAATCTTTAGGAAATGAGCACCAGACTCTCATGGTGACAAGCTACAAGCACCTGAGGGGGCCTGGGCTGGAGGTGTTGACACAGTCCATGATGTGTaatttgcagaacattatgttgCAGAACACTGACTCATCTGCAGTTCGGAAGACCTGGATAGAAGACAGTCTGTTTAAATACAGCTACAATATTATTTTTAGGGCTGGTTACTTATCTATTTTTGGCAATGTGTCACACGAGTCTGAAGGAAGTGTAGACAAagccagagagaaagacaaaactGAATCAGAAGCCTTATTTATTGAGTTCTGTAAATTTGTTGACTTCCTCCCTGATCTGGCTTTTGGTGTCGTGCCCCTGACGAagaggagggaggcagagagggtAAAGGCATTCTTCTGGAACGCTCTGTCAATGCAGAAGATAAGGAACAAGGACAACATCAGTCGCTGGCTGTGGGACATGCAGCTGGCCAGACGGGAGTTGGGTATAAAGGAGTCAATGATAGACAGGTACATGCTTGTGCTTCTTTTTGTTTCCCAAGGCAACACAGGCCCTTCTGCATTCTggctgctcctcttcctcatgaAACACCCTGAAGCCATGACGGCTGTGAGGGGGGAGGCAGAGAAGGTTCTGAAGGAGTCTGGCCAGGAAGTGCTATATGGTGGCCCTTTGATCAATGTGACTTGTGATATGCTGATGAAAACACCAATCCTGGATAGCGCTGTAGAGGAGACCTTGCGACTCACATCTATGCCTCTCCTCTCCAGAGTAGTGGGCCATGATATGACTTACAACATGGCTGATAGTTGCAAATACCATATTCGCAAGGGTGACAGATGTGCAGTCATTCCTTGGATTACTGTCCAGACTGACCCAGAGATCCATCCTGATCCACATTCATTCAAATATGACCGCTTTCTGAATCCAGACGGGAGCAAGAAAACTAATTTTTATAAAGCAGGGGAGAAGGTGCCGTATTACAACATGCCTTTTGGTGCTGGGGTCTCCATGTGTCCTGGGAGGTTCTTTGCCATCAATGAGCTGAAACAGTTTATTTTCCTC